The DNA window TCAGTCCTTGCAAACTACTCTAAAATCCTTCACCATGTTGTCTCCCAAAGCTATGCCCATCTGTTTGAATCTTTCCATTCGGATTTCTGCCTCTGTCACAGCGCTGAAACAGCTCTAATTTCAATTGACATCCTCAGTGACTGAACATTGGCAACTTGTTTGCAATCTTTGATATGATCAACGACAACATTCTCTTCTGATGCCTCTCTGTTGTGCAGCCCTTGAGTGGTTCCACTCTTACccatctgattgtagccagagcatcTTCAGTAATTGCTTCTTTTCCTGACCCTGCACTGTTACCACAGGAGtatcccaaggatttatccttggctacctcatctgtatgctgccccttggcaacatcttcAGTAGACTTGGGGTCATCTTCCATGTGTATGCTGACTAAATGCAGTACTACCTCTCCACCACCTATCTTGACCACTCTACTGCCTCTGTTCAGATTGTTTAATTGACCACCTACTTGCAACAAGTAGCAATTTTCTTAGTTAAACATTAGGACTGAAGCCATCTCTTCCACCTCTGAAACTCTGCACTtatagccactgattccatcccctcCCCAACCACTGTCTCGGGCTGAatgagactgttcacaacctctgacTCTGAGCTGATTTTCCTATCCCACATCCtcaccatcacaaagaccaccttctTCCAACTATGTAACATGGCTCATTTCTGCCCTTGGTCATCCCATCTGCTGCTGACTCCCACATCTATGTTTTGTCATCTCCAGACTTGATTAATTCAATATTCTCAAGAGCATAGCTCATCCAAACTTCTGCAATGGTTATCTCTCACCAGGTCCTACTCAACCATCACTCATGTCCTTGCTGACCTGCATTAGCTTCTGCCTTGCaacacctcagatttaaaattctcaaccttgtgttTAGATCCCTTCAgggcttgtccctccctatctctaaccttctGCTGCTAcaactctgtttcccccccccccccccccgccacccccaaatGAACTCTCTCTTCCTATTAGTGCCTTGGGCATCTTCCCTTTACTACACCATTGGTTGGCTAATGGGACAGGCACCAAACTTGAATTCTCCTAAACCTTCACTGCCCCCTCATCCTTTAAAACATTTATTAAAACCAACCTTTTTCACCATCTTTTGGCTCCTGTCTATTTTGTCATTGCATTTTCACAAAACGGAATTAAAAGATATTGCACTTTAGCACCAAAACATTAGTTTCATTGAGATGGACCCAGACTCCTGCTACTGTTCATATTGCAGCCCTAATGTAATTTTATTTCACAGAATATTATTGAAAACTTGCTGTATGAAATGAAACTAGTTCAGCCTGGCACCTGTCACAAAATTAAAAATGAACTTGGTTGTTCAACAGTGTTACATGCATTGATGAATAATGATTACTGCTTTGACATCCCCCCTCAAAACTCCAACAGTAAAATTTCAAATTTAGTTGAAATGATATTATGGCTAAgctacttgttttcccttgaaccaACGCAAAACATGTCACTCAGCCCTAAAGTCTGGGCCAGTGTTTTTCTCTGATCAGCTCAGTCTAATCCCTGAGCTTCACGCCTCATGCTCCCATGCAACTTTAATATTTCTGTTTTCCAAACAATAATCTAAATCCCTTTTTTACAAGTTTATAAATTTTGCTACTAATGATTTGTGATAGGGAATTTCACATCCTGCACATTTATTATGTAAATATTTTTCTAATCTCCCTTTCGATTCATTAACCTTTGCCTTACTATTTTAGGGAGAACTgttaaaacttaaatttaaaaaaaCTAGGGGAAAATTTGAGTTATTCCATAGATACTAAGATGATATGGTTTGTAAGAAATGCAAAACTGAAAAACTTCAATAAACTTTTTCAATTATGATTGATGGAGCTATACATTGAGAGTGTACAAAGAGGATCATAAGCATTTAGTTATTTACTGCTGCACTAACCCCTAAATTGAAAATGAGCGAGATCATTCAGGAACCATCTTGGTGTTAaagttattttaattttattttgtagGTATTTTGTCAAATTTTCATGGGGTTGGACCGTGAGCCTGCTGCTTCCTTTTGTTTTCACCTCAAACTACCTTGTTCAAAGGGATGTTCTGTTTGCAGTACGTCGCATAACTTCATGTGTGGTAGGAACTGCTGTTTGGTTTCTTAGCACAAGGATCTTTCACATTGTTGAAAATTTCACGGGTGAGTGCTACGAAGCCCAAAATATGATTGTTCTCCATGAATTTGAAAGCCTATACACTTGCAAGAAACAAGGCCATTTGTGGCTTGGCTTCGATATCTCTGGACACTCCTTCTTATTGTCGTACTGTGTGCTGATAATAATAGAAGAAATAGCAGTCATGAATGAACTTCACAAGGTGGAGCAAAAGCCTGGGAAGGCCACATCGACATTCGTTAAATCACTGTTTATTGCTTTAAATGCCTTGCTTCTGTTGTGGGTTTGGATGTTTTTCTGTACTGCAGTGTATTTTCATGATATGTCTCATAAAATAATTGGAACTGCTTTTGGAATTTCTGCCTGGTATGGAACATACAGGTTTTGGTATAAGAAACCTTTTTCTCCTGGACTGCCACCTGAAATTGGGAACAAAAATGAGTAGCAATCGGAGATATTCAAGTGCAAAAGAGTAACATTTATATTGACTACAGGCAAATAAAAACATTCATCATGTCTACACGTTATAAGCATAAAGACTATGATTTGTATTTTAGCAATACAATATATTTGCAAATAATCAGTATTATCCATACATAGGATCATTTGATCTCGCTGAGAATTGAGGCAAGGACTGATATTGAACACGAGTGATGAAGTCTAACTAATATAATTTCCCACATGAGAATGTTAATAGATTAAACTGAATATGGTTTAAAAGTATATTTGTTAGTATTGTGAGTTTGCTTTTCAGTAGTTCCTTGCTTTGCCTACGTTTGCCTTGCTGGGGTTGATTCTAAAGTTGAGTTGCATAAGTTACAGAAGATTAGCTTTCACTTTCTGACAGGCTAAATCAGTTTGAGTTTTGATTGCTTAAAGAAGGATTTTTAAAGAGTAGTATTTTAAATCAGGAAAAAAATATACCTGCAGTTAATGGTATATCTGCATATGTTGCCATGTAGCAGCCCAGGTGTAATTATGGAATAACAATAATTGGTGGAATTCAGATCTCTGTTGTCGGAGATGTTCGCCATTATTGTGCTTCTCTTGATCTTGATAGATTATGTTACGCTATCACCCAGAAAGTTAAAAAATCTATCAAAGTTTTTAACTTGTTATTTAGAATCAAAATGGTCCTCAGTAAGGCGATTGCAATTGTGTCCATTTGTTTTAGTTTATATATTTCTTATCTCCATTTTTTAGCCCATTCTTCATTATCTGTGCATAATTTTTAGCAGAATATGCATGTATCTTCTATTTCAACTTTTCCTATGATAGAAGTTTGAAGAAAAAAAATCTGTGCATGCAATAGTTGTAATCAGTAATTCCATTGAGAAATGTTTATTTCTCCAATGCTttttgggcatttaaaaaaaaaaaattgtctacAAATATGTACAGCGAAGAAATATCCCGTGGTGACAATTAGAAAAATTTAGACAAATTAGTTTTTACTGTTAATTAGTCTCAGTATATTCACCTGCTAAATTTAACTTCCAACAAACCTTCATTTAGTTAGCCTTAGCTTTAAAACTTCTGAGTCAAGCAAATTGGTCCAACATGCTGATAATTCAATGAAGCATTTATCAGCCTGTTGAAGTATGATTGATTGTATTTTTCAGTGCACCCTTTGTCTTAAAAGCAGCTCTGTATTTATaaacacttcttctttggcctccttatctcgagagacaatgggtaagcgcctggaggtggtcagtggtgtgtggagcagcacctggagtggttataaaggccaattctaaacacTTACTAAATTATATAATAGTATAATCAGCCTTGAGTAATTATTTTGTATGACGTCTACATCTGTTCGTGTaacggcggcgcagtggttagcaccgcagcctcacagctccagggacccgggttcgattttgggtactgcctgtgtggagtttgcaagttctccctgtgtctgcgtgggttttctccgggtgctccggtttcctcccacaagccaaaagacttgcaggttgataggtaaattggccattataaattgtcactagtataggtaggtggtagggaaatatagggacaggtggggatgtttggtaggaatataggattagtataaatgggtggttgatgttcggcacagactcggtgggccgaagggcctgtttcagtgctgtatctctaatctaacctaACTATTATATTTGCTTTACAAGAGTAGACTGGAGTTGCATTTCTACAGCTAAGATGTTGCTTAAACTGTTGATTTGATTGTGATTCACCTAAAATACTTGGTGACAATATTGCTATGAATATTTTACCTTCAAAGCATGGTGATGATAATCTTCCAAATGCTTCTGGCGAGCACTGCTGACAAGTTGTTTGTGCCCCAATATTTATAGTACCTCGTGGATTTAAGAGGTGATCCTCTTCTATCTAAAGTGTTGAAATTTATGATGTACTGTTATAACCAAAACATGGAGTGTGGTGTGCTGCAACTGAAGATGTTTTTTGTGATGTATAGAGAGCAAGTTGCTAGAACAATGGTGTATCTGTCTCATAATGTGTATATTGTATTTTTGAGAGATGGTTGTATGTTATTGACAGCACTGTGGAAATATAGGGAAAAAATCGAGAACTTGGTGTAGGATAATGTTATAAAGTGAAATTACAGCATTTAAATCAGTGTTTACACAATCTGGTCCTGTTAACCACTTTGCTGTCTGTTTTATTCACATAGGAAGAATTTATATTAAAAATGTTTCTCATTCACATTTTGTTCAATGATTTGAATGCAATGAAAGATTTTATTTGAAATGTAAACTGTTAACCAACTTGTGTGTGGAGTTAAGAAAAGTTTCTACTGGCTACATAAAAGATCTTGGAATGTTTCAGCTGTAAATAATGCTTAAGAAAAGGAATTTAGTCAATTAGATTGAGCACAGTAGATGTGCATAATGGTTTGGGAATGTGTCATTGCATAAGTAATATCTAAAAACTTAGTAAGTTTTAATGCAAATGAAATTGACTTTGAAATTTAACTTGATACTGTGTCCTGTATAGGTTTCACTCAGAATCTAGAGAAAGTCTTTGACCTACCTGGTTTATATAGTGTTTCATACAATTTCAGGCTCTTCTCTTTTGTAGTAACACAAAATCTTAGTTTTGCATGTTTGGAGTTCAGTAGCTGTTTTTATTCCATTAAAATATTTAACAATTAAGGAGTTCTGCCTTTTTAATTGCATCAAAAAAGGATTTCTTACTCTATttttgcaacctcctccagctatgCAACCCTTCAAGAACTCTGTTCTTCCAGCTCTGTCCTCATGCATACCTCACTGCTTTTGTCCAACTGTTGGTGGTTGTGCTTTCAGCCATTTAGTTCCTAAGCTCTGTCATTCCCTGCCCAAACCCCTCCTCTGCtcctttttaagacactccttaaaatctacttctttgatcaagcttttagtcgtCCATCCGAATATCATCTTTGCTTGGTGCCAGTTTTTGTCGTCTTGCACTCCTGTGAAgtatgccttaggatgttttattatgttaaagatgttatataaaagCTGATGCTGTAAGAATGTGGAAGATTGTTTTAAATAATACATAATTTTTGAGGCCACTATCATTATTAAAAAAAAGTGTGCTGCATAAGCTTTCATagctatgaaaaatggaagacttaATACAATCCAATCTCTGCATATGATGGCTGAATGTTAAAGTAAACAATTAGTCTTTGTTAGTTTTAtttatcttttgtttcttcacactgttacgaccaggtaagaaaggggtctagggttccctctcagccttcacctggtcttactatcacagggtttaattttaaacacaccgttttttagctccccttagtgaatccttgttcactaacttccaattataaggcaaagaaactagccaaacaggttttcttaggtttaaagaaaaaaggttgaactttattaaacttaaactctaattcggttaacacctacagatacgcaACATGCCCATaccagcatgcatatgtgatacacagatgcagatagagacagaaaagagcagaagaaataaagtggaaaagtttgaggcaatatctgaagatggttttggttactgttctttgaacacgctgtagagtccttgattgtaggtaagtcttgctttccgttggggcccggtattattcttaaaccttgatcgatgtaggagacttttctgtcttgtggttcgtgtgtcctcagtgggtccaaaggcatgtgagaaagagatgggagcagataggagagatcttctcactccaggagcaaaaagtctttctcagttcaaactcaggacaattcagaaaaacccaggttaccaagcaggttagtcatgtgactagctggtctgaccacgtctctgGATTCTCttatcttagccgaccctggaatgtctcttcttacacacaatacctggtgctcaaagtccattgtggatgaaattggagcagggaattgtccctccaagcactctgttagtatgcaaatgttttaccaaccacagctgatctgtttaacaagtaatttcctcgctccagcaactgtttaaaatcaatgttcatatgacaacattaatatgcctcattcttggcaggtgggggtctagcatgaccacACCCATCACCTTGGTTTGGATGTGTGAGCACAGGGATGTCGGTGATCACCACCACCACTTTTAAAAGCCATCGTTGAGCTGCCTGATATACATGAATGGTCATTGGTGAGACAACCTTTATCCCGGGCCCTTAGTTCTCTATGGCCATGTGAATTGTGAAATTTAGCACTGACCATAATTTCCTGTTTGCCTTCCCCAGTTTTCCTATTATAACTATGTTGGAACTAATACATGGTGTATCAATGTCTGATGCTCGGAGCCATGTGTTTTCAGGTAATACCAATTTTCTGATCCCATTGATACCAGCTCAGTAATTTTCAACGCATTTCACAATTTGCACTTTTCACCTGTTTGTGCATGGTGTAAAATGCATGGGGGTTAGAAAAATGCTGTCAAATAACACCATTTCATTTCAGACTACTGAACAGTTAACTGGAAGCTAACTGTCTCCAATGCTAGGTGTAAAGACAGATGTTAGATCTAAGTGTCGATTGGCCGCtattactacaaacagcaatggagtACATAGCGACTCAAAGGTTAAGCTGCTGTTACACACTCGATGCACAATTTTGCACAAGTATTTAAAAAATTTATACCTGAAATTCAGCTGTCCCTAAACCCTGGACAGACTTGCATCAAAATCTACATTCTTGTGAACAAGGACCTTCGGGAGGAAGGAGAGGTCAGAAATTGGTCTGATAGAACCATTATTTTTTCAGCACAGGAGTCCATGTTGGCTGTCAACTCTGATAGATCTCTACTCCAACTATTCCTGGGTTCCGTGCATTCATGCATACACAACTCTACAAAGAAATTTTTCCTAACGCTTCTCATTCTTAGTGACCATTTTAAATGAATGATCGTTCATTTCTATCTCTAACCAGAAGAAATAGTCTTTCTCCTTATtcactgtcaaaacccttcataaccTTTACCTCTGTTGCTCAGGTGGAGGGGCATCATCTGGAATCAACGTGATCTATTTATGGCTTTATTGTCCTATCAATTTTCAGGCATCAAAAATTGCACACGGTCATCTAACTAACCAATATTTTGTACAAATGTGCGAGTACTTCTTTAATACTTCAATTTACAAACCCACATTGTTCTATTTAAAATCTTTTATCTACCTGTACTTATACTTTAAAGGAATTATGTATTTGAACCCCTAGATCCTTACTCATGTACACCTTCAGTGTCTTAACTGTTGGACTGTATTCTTCCATCATTTTTATCCCAAACGTATTACCTCTCATTAAATTAGATCTGCCAACTTGTATGCTCATTCCACTAACCTGTCTATATCATCTTGAAGTCTCTTACATTTCTCCTCACTATTTGATTTTAGTGTCGTTGGCAAATTTCGATGGATGTCCAAATCTTTCATATACTTTGAACAAAAGTGGGCCTAGCACTACTGGGATGTACACTTGCAAATCTTCTCCAATCAAAGAAGTGTGCATTTATCCCAACTcattgtctgacaaccaatttgctATCCATGCTGCTACATTTCTTCTTGTACCATATACCTGAATTTTTCTAACAAGCATCTGAGACACCTTAGCGATTACTTACTGAAAATCCACATACTCTACATTTACTGCATTTTCTCTATGTATACTTGAGCTACTTTAATACAGCTAATTTGTCAAACATTTCTTGCCTAATAAATCTCTGTGCTGGCTGACCTTGATTAATGCTTGTATTTCAAAATGCTGACTAATTTTATCTCCAATTAAGGAGTCAGAGTTTTCCCAGAACTGGTATGAGGCTAACTGGTCTCTACCTATGTTGTTCATTTTCTACAGTTAAAGAGAACTCTTATACCATATCCTTTGGACCAggggttctcaacctttttgctttTGAGGCCCTACTCCTGCGTTATGAAAATTCCCCTGAAACACAACAAATATTTTCTGAATAAAAATCAATTATACATTTAAGCATATATATATTTTACTTGATGTGAAACTTGTTTCTGGTGCTGAGCAACAATTCTGTCAAGACATGGAggtcaacatcgtgggccgaagggcctgttctgtgctgtattttctatgttctatgttctatgttctatctttgaCAAGCGCATGTCATGGTCCGTGTTCATCCTGGCTCGGTACTTCGTTTTCATTGATGTCATTGCTGAAAATTTAGCTTCGCATAAGTAGGTTGTACTAAATAGCAGTGCTGCATTCATTAGAGCATTTACACCCAAATGTCTCCGGCAACATTTCACTGAACTTGATTCTGAGGGAAAACAAACTGATAGTCACAGACCTGCatggttaactctacttctctctccacagatgctgactgacctgttgagtatttccagcactcttttatttcagatttccagcatcttgcagtattttgctttcatttgatTCTGAGGGAACCATCTGATCAAATGGCAATGAACTCTTCTAATAGCTTTTGGACAAAAGGTGGCAATTTAGCTTCTGTATTCTCACTGAAGGGGATTGTAGTCCACAGGTGTGTAGCAGATTTTTCTGTTGTGAATTCTGGAAGGTAAGTATTAGAAATTTTGCATAGAGCAGAAAGATGCGCTGCCAGATGTGGTCTGATTGTGTCTAAATCATTTTTTGTTCTTGAAGAATGGAAGAGCTGCAGCATATCTGTTGTCCCCTCACATTGGGCAAGATAAATGAGTTCTCCCACCTTGCATCGTTTATTCAGCGTATTCATTTCACTGAATATATCTGAAGTAGCCTGGTTTAGTCAGACGCATGTCACTATTCAGCGCCACACCAAGTTTAGGTTTCTTATCAGCTAAGAAAGTATGTACCTCTACCTTGAGATAAAATATACGGGTACACATTCTGTCTTGAGATAGCCATCTCACCTCTGGCCGCGTGAGCATGGAATTGTGCGCTGTGCCTGCTTCCTAACAAAGTGCAGCAAAACAACAGTAGTTTGTTGCTTTGGACTTaataaaggggaggtggtggcgtagagaTAATGTCACTAAATtagtaacccagagcccaggctaatgctctgggcacatgggttcaaatcccaccatggcaaatggtgaaatttgcattcaactaataaatctggcattaaaagcaagtctaatggtgaccatggaacaattgtttgttgtaaaaacccatctggttcactaatgtcctttagggaaggaaatctgctgtcattacctggtctcaCAACCCTACCAGCTGatgtgataccaagttacaaatttGGACCACATGCGTTCATTGGACAAATTCATGTATCACTCTACAAAGAGCCAGCAttcagctgcaagatgggcccaTACCAAACCCATTCAAAGGGCCCCTTAAGGTACCCATGTGGTTCTGTAGGTTGCAAGTGATTTGCTTTTTGACTTGCCTTTGTTCAGgctgagtttgtggaagtactgagcTGTGCTTTTGGAGTTGTTTTTTGACAGTTGGTGCTTGCAGTCAGGAATAGCTGACCCAGGTATGGGGCCAGTTGTTGCAGTGCCTCTTGATCTGCCACATGATCAGGCCATGGATCAGTTGACGCAGAGAGGGGAGGTTCTGCCAACAGGGAGGGGTAGGAGGAAGGGTCTCCATAGAAAGCCCTAGCCACTAAGCCTTTTCAGAGTATAGTTCTCCTACCTTCACCTAAtccaggagcaatgcctgaggcaACTCCGGTTCATCGAGGTGGTGGCCATGTTgctgtgccacctcctgcaacCCAATCTGAAGTCTCTCACCAAGACCAGGATGGCCCTGCTAGTGGCCAACAAAGTTAGGGGGTCACCCTCAACTTTTATGCCTCTGGGTTCTTCCTGGTGGGATTGGGAGACATTGCCAACATTTTACAGCGTGCTGTGTATCACAGCGCCTAGGAGATGATGGATGCTATATATGCCAGACAAGGGTAGTTCATCTTGCTCAGGAGGAACAAGCAGGATGAGAAGGCATGTAGCATCACCTGAATAGTGGGTTATCTGGTGGTGCAGGGCACCGTTGACTGTCCCCATGTGGTTCTACAGGCCTCCATGTCAATGGGAAGAGTTACAGGAACCACAAGGGCTTCCATTTGataaatgtgcagttggtgtgtgactatGCCAAGATCTTCAGCTcaatgaatgcctgctatcctggcagcagccacaatgcattTATCCTCTAAGTCAACTGTACCCACTTCATGTCCTCAGGCCTCCTTAAGGAATTAGAGGACAGCTGCTGGGGAACAAGGACTACTCCATCTGCACATTGATGATGACTCCCTTCTGTCATCCCACCATGTGAGCAGAGTGGCGGCCTTCAATAAGCAACATGGAGCAATTCGGAACATCGTCGAGGAAGCAATCGACCGCCTCAAACAATGGTTCTGCTGCCTTGACTGCTTGGGCAGAGCAGTGCAGCACCGGGTGGAGGGGATCTCAAAGTTTGTAATGTCTGTTGAGTTCCGCACAACCTCACTGAGATGAGGTCACAGCCATTACCTCCAGGGATCCAGAGGCCATttcagcaggag is part of the Heterodontus francisci isolate sHetFra1 chromosome 16, sHetFra1.hap1, whole genome shotgun sequence genome and encodes:
- the fitm2 gene encoding acyl-coenzyme A diphosphatase FITM2, with amino-acid sequence MSVDGFVRLLLPFHRVWLRRYLALFLALITLGGSLFKASQLPADSYFSNRRNVLNVYFVKFSWGWTVSLLLPFVFTSNYLVQRDVLFAVRRITSCVVGTAVWFLSTRIFHIVENFTGECYEAQNMIVLHEFESLYTCKKQGHLWLGFDISGHSFLLSYCVLIIIEEIAVMNELHKVEQKPGKATSTFVKSLFIALNALLLLWVWMFFCTAVYFHDMSHKIIGTAFGISAWYGTYRFWYKKPFSPGLPPEIGNKNE